One Thermococcus eurythermalis DNA segment encodes these proteins:
- a CDS encoding damage-control phosphatase: MRIHHECIACAINQCQKIVEMGLFEEYSRRDAMLFSLRRASELFSKDSIPAVAGGLLFLDLYKAIGNDDPFQKYKRLSNEIARELVGHFRDSDLGTALKLAIAGNVVDFSVGYDPQKLEDDIKQVVSESLAIDHSNELFDRLKCAKTLLYLVDNCGEIYFDRLFIEKLRENFPNLRIIVAGKEEPIINDATVDDLVEAGFGEVAEVVSTGSRLPGAPLDHVSETFLEIFRSADVIIAKGQANFETLSETGDPRIFFLLKAKCPPIAREIGVPIGSLLCFNPLLR; encoded by the coding sequence AGGGACGCAATGCTGTTTTCGCTGAGGCGGGCCTCAGAGCTGTTTTCAAAGGACTCGATTCCAGCAGTTGCCGGGGGACTGCTTTTCCTCGACCTTTACAAAGCAATCGGAAACGACGATCCGTTTCAGAAGTACAAGCGGCTCTCAAACGAGATTGCCAGAGAACTCGTGGGGCACTTCAGGGATTCAGACCTCGGGACTGCGCTGAAGCTCGCGATAGCAGGGAACGTCGTGGACTTTTCTGTCGGATACGACCCCCAAAAGCTTGAGGACGACATAAAGCAAGTTGTGAGTGAATCTCTTGCAATAGACCACAGCAATGAGCTCTTTGATAGATTAAAGTGTGCTAAAACCCTTCTCTACCTCGTGGACAACTGCGGTGAGATATATTTCGACAGGCTGTTCATTGAGAAGCTGAGGGAGAACTTTCCGAACCTCCGGATTATCGTTGCGGGTAAAGAGGAACCAATAATAAACGACGCCACAGTTGACGACCTGGTTGAGGCTGGTTTCGGTGAGGTTGCCGAGGTTGTCTCAACGGGCTCAAGACTGCCCGGTGCCCCCTTGGACCACGTCTCGGAGACGTTCCTTGAAATCTTCCGTTCTGCCGATGTCATCATAGCCAAGGGACAGGCAAACTTCGAGACCCTTAGCGAGACTGGTGACCCCAGGATTTTCTTCCTCCTCAAGGCAAAGTGTCCCCCTATAGCGAGGGAAATTGGAGTCCCCATTGGCTCTCTCCTCTGTTTCAACCCTCTTCTTCGCTGA
- the mtnP gene encoding S-methyl-5'-thioadenosine phosphorylase produces MPRIAIIGGSGVYDPKLLENIREETVETPYGSVKVKIGTYKGEEIAFLPRHGEKHSVPPHKINYHANIWALHELGVERILSTSAVGSLNLDMKPGDFVVLDQLMDFTKTRHYTFYDGEDSPHDRKFVAHVDFTDPYCPELRKALITAAKELGFTYHPTGTYACMEGPRFETRAEIRALKILGADVVGMTQCPEAALARELEMCYASVAIVTNYAAGISREKLTHTEVVELMAQKSEEIKLLLMKAVEHIPKERRCPCKDALKGATGE; encoded by the coding sequence ATGCCGAGGATAGCAATTATTGGCGGTTCAGGTGTCTACGACCCGAAACTGCTTGAGAACATCAGGGAAGAGACGGTGGAGACACCCTACGGGAGCGTCAAGGTCAAGATAGGCACCTACAAGGGGGAGGAGATAGCGTTCCTGCCGAGGCACGGGGAAAAGCACAGCGTCCCGCCCCACAAGATAAACTATCACGCCAACATCTGGGCGCTCCACGAGCTCGGCGTCGAGAGGATTCTTTCGACTTCTGCAGTCGGTTCCCTCAACCTCGACATGAAGCCGGGCGACTTCGTTGTCCTCGACCAGCTCATGGACTTCACGAAGACCCGGCACTACACATTCTACGACGGTGAAGATAGCCCCCACGACAGGAAGTTCGTCGCCCACGTTGACTTCACCGACCCCTACTGCCCGGAGCTCAGGAAGGCCCTCATCACAGCTGCCAAGGAGCTCGGCTTCACCTACCACCCGACCGGAACCTACGCCTGCATGGAGGGACCGCGCTTCGAGACGAGGGCGGAGATAAGGGCGCTCAAGATACTCGGTGCGGACGTCGTTGGCATGACCCAGTGCCCGGAAGCCGCTCTCGCGAGGGAGCTTGAGATGTGCTACGCCAGCGTTGCCATCGTGACCAACTACGCCGCCGGAATAAGCAGGGAAAAGCTGACTCACACCGAGGTCGTAGAGCTGATGGCGCAGAAGAGCGAGGAGATAAAGCTCCTCCTTATGAAGGCAGTCGAGCACATTCCAAAGGAGCGCCGCTGCCCATGTAAGGACGCTCTCAAGGGCGCAACCGGTGAGTGA
- a CDS encoding NAD(P)/FAD-dependent oxidoreductase, whose product MRYDVVIIGASAGGLTAAMAAKKFYPDKSVLVIKKEKVGMIPCGIPYIFGTLKSVDDDILPVEKFLEPLGVDILVDEVTEIDPTKNVVRTKSGKEIAWEKLVLATGSRPAKPDFPGVDLDGIYTVPKDYEYLKKLRERVKEAEKIVIVGGGFIALEVGDEIRKLGKDVTLVVRSRLLRSSFDPEFSEMIERKLKEVGINVVYGQVERFLGDGKVEKVRLLDGSEIPADLVILSTGYRPNVDLAVKAGLKVTRYGIWTDEYMRTSHPDIFAVGDCVEHRDFFTGKPYPLMLASTATFEARIAGANLFKLQIVRENRRTIGAYSTHVAGLTLAAAGMTEETAKKEGFEVIVGRASGPDRHPAKFPDTSMVTVKLIFSRDRGAILGAQIAGGKSVGEMINILALAIQKRLTASELYTLQIATHPLLTASPVGYQILKAAEDALAKLRT is encoded by the coding sequence ATGAGGTACGATGTCGTAATTATTGGTGCCTCCGCGGGAGGACTCACAGCGGCCATGGCGGCCAAGAAGTTCTACCCCGACAAGAGCGTCCTCGTCATCAAGAAGGAAAAAGTGGGAATGATTCCCTGCGGAATCCCCTACATCTTCGGGACTCTGAAGAGCGTTGATGATGACATCCTCCCCGTCGAGAAGTTCCTGGAGCCCCTCGGTGTGGACATACTTGTGGACGAGGTCACCGAGATTGACCCCACGAAAAATGTCGTTAGGACCAAGTCCGGAAAGGAAATAGCCTGGGAGAAGCTGGTTCTGGCGACCGGTTCGAGGCCGGCCAAACCGGACTTTCCGGGCGTTGACCTCGATGGGATATACACCGTCCCCAAGGACTACGAATACCTGAAGAAGCTCCGCGAGAGGGTGAAAGAGGCCGAGAAAATCGTCATCGTTGGAGGAGGCTTCATAGCCCTTGAGGTCGGCGACGAGATAAGGAAGCTCGGCAAGGACGTTACCCTCGTTGTCAGGAGCAGACTGCTGAGGAGCTCCTTTGACCCCGAGTTCAGCGAGATGATTGAGAGGAAGCTGAAAGAGGTCGGCATCAATGTCGTTTACGGGCAGGTCGAGAGGTTCCTCGGCGATGGAAAGGTCGAGAAGGTCAGGCTCCTCGACGGGAGCGAGATTCCGGCGGACCTTGTAATCCTCTCAACCGGCTACAGGCCGAACGTCGATCTTGCAGTCAAGGCAGGCCTGAAGGTCACCCGCTACGGCATCTGGACTGACGAGTACATGAGGACTTCCCACCCCGACATATTCGCGGTCGGCGACTGTGTAGAGCACAGGGACTTCTTCACAGGCAAGCCCTACCCGCTCATGCTCGCCTCAACCGCCACCTTCGAAGCAAGGATAGCCGGTGCGAACCTCTTCAAGCTCCAGATCGTCAGGGAGAACAGGAGGACGATAGGTGCCTACTCGACTCACGTGGCTGGCCTCACCCTGGCCGCGGCGGGTATGACCGAAGAAACCGCGAAGAAAGAGGGCTTTGAGGTCATAGTCGGCAGGGCATCAGGCCCAGACAGGCACCCCGCGAAGTTCCCGGACACTTCAATGGTCACGGTGAAGCTCATATTCTCCCGCGACAGGGGCGCGATACTCGGGGCGCAGATAGCGGGAGGCAAGAGCGTCGGCGAGATGATAAACATCTTGGCCCTTGCGATACAGAAGCGCCTCACGGCCAGCGAACTCTACACCCTCCAGATAGCGACGCACCCGCTCCTCACGGCTTCACCCGTCGGCTACCAGATACTCAAGGCTGCAGAGGACGCGCTGGCGAAGTTGAGGACATAA
- a CDS encoding TROVE domain-containing protein: protein MKFNTRANVLNFEGGRSYRPSPELELFLRVASNFVREPKFYTEPDEDFRGLLKAFERAITTNPEYVAKLIVYAREEMFLRSLPALGTVLLANHEKYKGTGIPRKVGERVLTRPDMLTEVLAIQFALYGKPIPNSLKKAIRNSFTHFDTYQLAKYRCDNCKVKLKDALLLTHPKPKNKEQEEAFKALIEGRLKNTRTWEAEVSTQGSTTETWNEVLDEFIKYKQVFALLRNLRNLIKNEVDKEKFKKAMEILADPREMRRAKVYPYRYLTAYQILRKMKVSSPTQAELRDTALNAIRKAIEESTAMLPDFDGRNLVLVDVSGSMDFWLSRRSAVTLKMLAAFYGAILAKKYDTIIGVFADDYRWIPNGGSVFETADTILKSNVGYATYAYRPVRSILERGEYFDRMFVFTDMVVYSDRWGANDFQRAVAEYRKRINPELR, encoded by the coding sequence GTGAAGTTCAACACCCGTGCCAATGTTCTCAACTTCGAAGGGGGAAGAAGTTACCGCCCAAGCCCGGAGCTTGAGCTCTTCCTCAGGGTCGCAAGCAACTTCGTCAGGGAACCAAAATTCTACACCGAGCCAGACGAGGATTTCAGGGGTCTTCTCAAGGCGTTTGAGCGCGCAATAACGACAAATCCCGAATACGTCGCCAAGCTCATAGTCTACGCCCGCGAAGAAATGTTTCTCCGCTCCCTCCCGGCACTCGGAACCGTCCTCCTCGCCAACCACGAAAAGTACAAAGGCACGGGCATACCAAGAAAAGTCGGTGAGAGAGTCCTCACGAGGCCGGATATGCTCACGGAAGTCCTAGCCATACAGTTCGCCCTCTACGGGAAGCCGATCCCCAACAGCCTCAAGAAGGCCATAAGGAACAGCTTCACCCACTTCGACACATACCAGCTCGCCAAGTACCGTTGCGACAACTGCAAGGTCAAACTCAAGGACGCCCTCCTGCTCACCCACCCAAAGCCGAAGAACAAGGAGCAGGAAGAGGCCTTCAAGGCGCTAATCGAGGGCAGGCTCAAGAACACCCGCACGTGGGAAGCCGAAGTCTCCACCCAGGGCTCTACAACCGAGACCTGGAACGAAGTGCTCGACGAGTTCATCAAGTATAAGCAGGTCTTCGCCCTCCTCAGGAACCTCCGCAACCTCATAAAAAACGAGGTAGACAAAGAGAAGTTCAAGAAGGCAATGGAAATACTCGCCGACCCGAGGGAAATGCGCAGGGCAAAAGTCTACCCGTACAGGTATCTCACTGCGTATCAAATACTCAGAAAAATGAAAGTAAGCTCCCCAACCCAGGCCGAACTCAGGGATACCGCGCTCAATGCAATAAGGAAGGCCATAGAAGAAAGTACCGCAATGCTCCCGGACTTTGATGGAAGAAACCTAGTCCTCGTGGACGTGAGCGGTTCAATGGACTTCTGGCTCAGCAGGAGGAGTGCGGTGACTCTGAAGATGTTGGCGGCGTTCTACGGCGCAATACTCGCCAAGAAATACGACACGATCATAGGCGTCTTCGCCGACGACTATCGCTGGATACCCAATGGGGGAAGTGTCTTCGAGACGGCGGATACCATACTCAAGAGCAACGTCGGCTATGCGACCTACGCCTACAGGCCAGTGAGAAGTATCCTTGAGAGGGGAGAGTACTTCGACAGAATGTTCGTGTTCACGGACATGGTCGTCTATTCCGATAGATGGGGCGCTAACGACTTCCAGAGGGCCGTTGCCGAATACAGAAAAAGAATAAACCCCGAACTCAGGTAA
- the udp gene encoding uridine phosphorylase, protein MGEKFVSAERPQTEEGYQYHIACKPGDVARYVLLPGDPERVPKISSLWDEAREIAFHREYRTHTGKYKGVPISVTSTGIGGPSTAIAIEELAAIGADTFIRVGSTGAIQPGIEIGDLIIAKAAVRLEGTSKQYVRVEYPASADLEVTLALIEAAETLGVRYHLGITASTDSFYLGQGRPGLNGYFPSFARNIIDDLRQARVTNFEMEAATLYTLANIYGLRAGCVCAVFANRVTNEFGKAGEKEAALVASEAVKILAEWDEEKEKAGKKVWFPGLRG, encoded by the coding sequence ATGGGAGAGAAGTTCGTATCCGCTGAGAGGCCCCAGACTGAGGAGGGTTACCAGTACCACATAGCCTGCAAGCCCGGCGACGTTGCGCGCTACGTCCTCCTGCCGGGCGACCCCGAGAGGGTGCCCAAGATAAGCTCTCTCTGGGACGAGGCCAGGGAAATAGCCTTCCACCGCGAGTACAGGACGCACACCGGGAAGTACAAGGGCGTGCCGATAAGCGTCACCTCGACCGGAATAGGCGGGCCTTCAACCGCCATAGCGATAGAGGAGCTCGCCGCCATCGGGGCTGACACGTTCATAAGGGTCGGCTCCACCGGTGCAATCCAGCCGGGAATAGAAATCGGCGACCTGATAATAGCCAAGGCGGCTGTGAGGCTTGAGGGCACCTCAAAGCAGTATGTGCGCGTCGAGTACCCAGCTAGCGCAGACCTCGAGGTCACCCTCGCGTTGATCGAGGCCGCCGAGACCCTCGGCGTGCGCTACCACCTCGGAATCACGGCCTCGACGGACAGCTTCTACCTCGGCCAGGGCAGGCCGGGTCTTAACGGATACTTCCCGAGCTTCGCGAGGAACATAATAGACGACCTGAGGCAGGCCAGGGTCACCAACTTCGAGATGGAGGCCGCTACCCTATACACGCTCGCCAACATCTACGGACTCAGAGCCGGCTGTGTCTGTGCGGTCTTCGCTAACCGCGTCACCAACGAGTTCGGCAAGGCCGGAGAGAAGGAAGCGGCCCTGGTTGCCAGCGAGGCCGTGAAAATACTCGCCGAGTGGGACGAGGAGAAGGAGAAAGCCGGTAAGAAGGTCTGGTTCCCCGGGCTGAGGGGTTGA
- a CDS encoding pyridoxal-phosphate dependent enzyme — MLRCSRCGRTYPEAFRLTCECGGTLLVERPPETFTPEPFLDARRYLNHLPIENYVIPVPTITPVSEMEINGVKAIFKLEYLQPSGSFKDRGAWVTVSKLLEEGISEVVLDSSGNAALSLALYGLSAGIKVHTFVSYDTSPGKLSLLQQLGAVVHYVEGDRMTVHERTAEFSERSGITYVSHWLNPYFLEGTKTIAFEIYEQVGVPDWVLSPAGSGTLFLGLWKGFSELKATGEIEGLPRLVAVQASGYESLCGRSHARNALAEGIAIPEPPRLDEMKRVLRETDGLCVSINELETMGALNWLKRHGFLVEPTSAVVLSALWKLIEMGEIKRGERAVLPLTGSGLKLTQGI; from the coding sequence ATGCTGCGCTGTTCCCGGTGTGGAAGGACATATCCTGAGGCATTTCGCTTAACCTGCGAGTGCGGTGGGACACTTCTCGTCGAGAGACCTCCAGAGACCTTCACTCCGGAGCCGTTTCTCGATGCAAGGCGCTACCTCAACCATCTGCCCATCGAGAACTATGTAATCCCCGTCCCAACGATAACTCCAGTCAGTGAGATGGAAATAAACGGCGTTAAAGCGATTTTCAAGCTGGAATACCTCCAGCCGAGCGGCTCTTTTAAGGACAGGGGGGCGTGGGTCACGGTCTCAAAGCTACTCGAAGAAGGCATCAGTGAAGTTGTGCTCGACAGCTCCGGTAACGCCGCTCTGAGCCTTGCCCTCTACGGCCTCTCTGCGGGAATCAAGGTGCACACCTTCGTCTCCTACGACACGAGCCCCGGCAAGCTCTCGCTCCTTCAGCAACTCGGTGCCGTGGTTCACTACGTCGAAGGCGACAGGATGACCGTCCACGAGCGCACGGCCGAGTTCTCCGAGCGGAGCGGAATCACCTACGTTTCCCACTGGCTCAACCCCTACTTCCTGGAGGGCACCAAGACGATAGCCTTTGAAATTTACGAGCAGGTCGGCGTCCCGGACTGGGTCTTGTCTCCTGCCGGGAGTGGAACCCTCTTCCTCGGCCTCTGGAAGGGCTTTTCCGAGCTGAAGGCCACGGGCGAAATTGAGGGACTTCCGAGACTCGTTGCGGTTCAGGCCTCCGGCTACGAGAGCCTCTGCGGGCGCTCCCATGCCAGAAACGCCCTCGCGGAGGGGATAGCGATTCCAGAACCGCCGAGGCTTGATGAGATGAAGCGGGTACTCCGGGAAACGGACGGGCTCTGCGTGAGCATCAACGAGCTCGAAACGATGGGTGCGCTCAACTGGCTCAAGAGGCACGGCTTCCTCGTTGAGCCGACCTCAGCGGTTGTGCTCTCGGCCCTCTGGAAGCTCATTGAAATGGGCGAAATCAAGCGGGGTGAAAGGGCAGTCCTGCCCCTGACGGGGTCGGGGCTTAAACTAACCCAAGGTATTTAA
- a CDS encoding MEMO1 family protein, producing the protein MIRYPAVAGSFYPSDEALIEMLEEFFSDLREDGSERRITAGVAPHAGYVFSGYTASRTYKAIFEDGLPETFVILGPNHTGLGSPIAVYPEGEWLTPLGSIEVDAEMAKAIAKLSGIADLDELAHKYEHSIEVQVPFIQYLSELAGKDVRIVPITLGIQDEDVSKALGKAIFEASEELGRDVVVVASTDFMHYGPVYGYVPFRARADELPHRIKEWDFRLIRRILDFDVDSLFRELREMNHTMCGPGAVGTAIVYSRLAGALEAELLHYTTSFEVSRSTEAIVGYASIVMRK; encoded by the coding sequence GTGATAAGGTATCCCGCTGTTGCAGGGAGCTTTTATCCATCTGACGAGGCTCTCATCGAGATGCTGGAGGAGTTCTTCAGTGACCTTAGAGAAGATGGGAGCGAGAGGAGGATAACTGCCGGAGTAGCGCCTCACGCTGGCTACGTCTTCTCGGGCTACACCGCGTCGAGGACATACAAGGCCATCTTTGAGGACGGCCTTCCTGAGACCTTTGTAATACTCGGGCCGAACCACACGGGCCTCGGTTCGCCGATAGCTGTCTATCCTGAGGGCGAGTGGCTGACACCGCTCGGGAGCATAGAAGTTGACGCCGAGATGGCCAAGGCGATAGCGAAGCTTTCCGGAATAGCCGACCTCGATGAGCTCGCCCACAAATACGAGCACTCCATTGAGGTGCAGGTGCCGTTCATTCAGTACCTCAGCGAGCTGGCCGGTAAAGACGTCAGGATAGTCCCCATAACCCTCGGAATCCAGGACGAGGACGTTTCGAAGGCCCTCGGAAAGGCTATCTTCGAGGCCAGTGAAGAGCTCGGCAGGGATGTAGTCGTCGTAGCGAGCACGGACTTCATGCACTACGGGCCGGTCTACGGCTACGTTCCGTTCAGGGCGAGGGCCGATGAGCTCCCGCACAGGATAAAAGAGTGGGACTTCAGGCTGATAAGGAGAATCCTCGACTTCGACGTTGACAGCCTGTTTAGAGAGCTCCGCGAGATGAACCATACGATGTGCGGGCCCGGGGCTGTTGGGACGGCGATAGTTTACTCTCGCCTTGCCGGGGCTCTTGAAGCGGAGCTCCTCCACTACACGACGAGCTTTGAGGTAAGCAGGAGCACTGAGGCTATAGTTGGCTACGCGAGCATCGTGATGAGGAAGTGA
- the mntA gene encoding type VII toxin-antitoxin system MntA family adenylyltransferase antitoxin produces the protein MKLEEAVRKILELGGERVKFIILFGSQARDEAGKDSDIDLCVYYEGSPKEAFRFRELVLGYLSDKYDVQVFQLLPVYLKRECLRGKVLFCRDGTVLYDLAYETLKEWEDFKRYYYDYLGLEAIE, from the coding sequence ATGAAACTGGAAGAGGCCGTGAGAAAAATCCTTGAGCTCGGCGGGGAGAGGGTTAAGTTCATCATTCTCTTCGGCTCCCAGGCGCGTGATGAGGCGGGGAAGGACAGCGATATAGACCTGTGCGTTTACTACGAGGGAAGCCCCAAAGAGGCCTTTAGGTTCAGGGAACTCGTTCTTGGGTATCTGTCCGACAAATACGACGTTCAGGTGTTCCAGCTCCTCCCAGTTTATTTAAAGAGGGAGTGCCTCAGGGGGAAGGTTCTCTTCTGCAGGGACGGGACTGTTCTCTACGACCTTGCCTATGAAACGCTAAAGGAGTGGGAGGACTTCAAACGCTATTATTACGACTACCTCGGTCTGGAGGCGATAGAATGA
- a CDS encoding mevalonate kinase, giving the protein MRVLASAPAKIILFGEHSVVYGKPAIAAAINLRTYVWAEFNEKGAIKIEAKDIRVPGLTVSFSEDEIYFESDYGKAAEVLSYVRQAIELVREEADRRDRGITVSITSQIPVGAGLGSSAAVAVATIGAVSKLLGLELTREEIGKLGHRVELLVQGASSGIDPTVSAIGGFIHYEKGKFEHLPFMELPIVVGYTGSSGSTKELVAMVRKTKEEIPEIIEPILLSMGKVVEKAREILLSDLDEEVRFERLGKLMNINHGLLDALGVSTKKLSELVYAARTAGALGAKITGAGGGGCMYALAPGRQREVATAITIAGGTPMITEISREGLRIEEVIP; this is encoded by the coding sequence ATGAGGGTTTTAGCATCTGCCCCGGCTAAAATTATCCTCTTCGGCGAGCACAGCGTGGTCTACGGAAAGCCCGCTATAGCGGCCGCAATAAATCTCAGAACCTATGTCTGGGCAGAGTTCAACGAGAAAGGTGCGATAAAGATAGAGGCCAAGGACATACGCGTTCCCGGTCTTACTGTGTCCTTCTCCGAGGACGAGATTTACTTTGAGAGCGACTACGGAAAGGCCGCAGAGGTTCTGAGCTACGTCCGTCAGGCAATAGAGCTGGTTAGGGAGGAGGCAGACAGGAGAGACAGGGGAATAACCGTCTCGATAACATCCCAGATTCCCGTCGGGGCGGGCCTCGGTTCATCAGCAGCCGTAGCCGTCGCTACAATTGGCGCAGTCTCAAAGCTCCTCGGCCTTGAGCTGACAAGGGAGGAGATAGGGAAGCTTGGCCACAGGGTTGAGCTCCTCGTCCAGGGCGCTTCGAGTGGCATTGACCCAACCGTCTCAGCAATAGGCGGCTTTATCCACTACGAGAAGGGGAAGTTCGAGCACCTGCCCTTTATGGAGCTCCCAATAGTTGTTGGCTACACCGGTTCTAGCGGTTCGACGAAGGAGCTCGTTGCGATGGTGAGGAAGACGAAGGAAGAAATTCCTGAGATAATAGAGCCGATACTCCTCTCGATGGGCAAGGTCGTTGAGAAGGCCAGGGAAATCCTGCTCTCCGACCTCGACGAGGAGGTGCGCTTCGAGAGGCTCGGGAAGCTGATGAACATCAACCACGGCCTCCTCGACGCGCTCGGCGTCTCGACCAAGAAGCTCAGCGAGCTCGTCTATGCGGCCAGGACTGCGGGGGCCCTCGGGGCAAAGATAACTGGTGCAGGTGGCGGAGGCTGTATGTACGCCCTCGCGCCCGGCAGGCAGAGGGAAGTCGCGACCGCCATAACCATAGCCGGCGGGACGCCGATGATAACCGAGATAAGCAGGGAGGGCCTCAGGATAGAGGAGGTGATTCCGTGA
- a CDS encoding isopentenyl phosphate kinase gives MIIVKIGGSVFSDKRGEPENFRENVVRSIAGEIKDFYPEEDFIIVHGGGSFGHPYAKEYRIREGLTGLSEAALFWRKKGFSLTHHAMLRANMKIVETFINAGLPAVSVSSSSVFLMDSDRVVYGDVEPIRKLIETDFIPVLFGDVAVDLMKGIDILSGDQIVTYLTKLFTPKKVVFLMSVDGIYDGVPGEGTLLQEIPADNIDHIIKRISGSAGTDVTGGIINKLKEAKEIARFSEVWFVNGLVPGRLSGAIRGDGFGTRIVP, from the coding sequence GTGATAATCGTCAAGATTGGTGGCAGTGTCTTCAGCGACAAAAGGGGCGAGCCCGAGAACTTCAGGGAGAACGTCGTCCGCTCAATAGCAGGGGAGATTAAGGATTTTTACCCCGAGGAGGACTTTATAATCGTCCACGGCGGCGGGAGCTTCGGGCACCCCTATGCCAAGGAGTACCGCATAAGGGAGGGCCTTACCGGGCTTTCGGAGGCGGCCCTGTTCTGGCGCAAGAAGGGGTTCTCTCTCACCCACCACGCCATGCTCAGGGCGAACATGAAAATCGTCGAGACGTTCATTAATGCCGGTCTTCCGGCGGTTTCCGTCTCAAGCTCCTCCGTTTTCCTCATGGACTCGGACAGGGTTGTTTACGGGGACGTTGAGCCCATACGGAAGCTTATCGAGACCGACTTTATTCCCGTCCTCTTCGGCGACGTGGCCGTTGATCTCATGAAAGGAATAGACATACTATCCGGGGACCAGATAGTCACGTACCTCACCAAGCTCTTTACCCCGAAAAAGGTTGTTTTCCTGATGAGCGTTGACGGGATTTACGACGGGGTTCCCGGGGAGGGCACACTCCTCCAGGAGATTCCTGCGGACAACATTGACCACATCATAAAGCGCATCTCCGGTTCAGCCGGGACTGACGTGACCGGCGGGATAATAAACAAGCTGAAGGAAGCAAAAGAGATAGCGCGCTTTTCCGAGGTCTGGTTCGTCAACGGCCTCGTTCCCGGGAGGCTGAGCGGAGCGATTAGGGGAGATGGCTTCGGGACGAGGATTGTGCCTTAG
- the fni gene encoding type 2 isopentenyl-diphosphate Delta-isomerase — MKVFDKEELTIIRKFEHIEHCLKRNVQAHVSNGFEDVHLVHMSLPEIDKGEIDMSVEFLGRKFDYPIFIAGMTGGTRGSQLAGKINKTLAKAAQELNIPMGVGSQRAMIRNPETWESYYVRDVAPDVFLVGNLGAPQFAETMPDRYGIEEALKAVETIQADALAIHLNPLQESVQPEGDTQYRGVLKALAELKAEFPYPLIAKETGAGVSKEVAVRLESIGIDAIDVGGLGGTSWSAVEYYRAKDEMGRNLALKFWDWGIKTAISVAEVRYATDLPIIATGGMRDGITMAKALAMGATFAGVALPLLKPAVKGDVEGVIKVLRRYIEEIRNAMFLVGARNVEELRRVPLVITGFTREWLEQRIDLPAYLRRR, encoded by the coding sequence ATGAAGGTTTTTGACAAGGAGGAGCTCACCATCATTCGAAAGTTTGAGCACATCGAGCACTGCCTGAAGAGGAACGTTCAGGCCCACGTTTCAAACGGTTTTGAGGATGTGCACCTCGTCCACATGAGCCTTCCCGAGATAGACAAGGGCGAAATTGACATGAGCGTCGAGTTCCTTGGTCGGAAGTTTGATTACCCGATTTTCATAGCCGGAATGACCGGTGGGACGAGGGGTTCACAGCTGGCCGGAAAGATAAACAAGACCCTTGCTAAGGCTGCCCAGGAGCTGAACATCCCGATGGGTGTCGGCAGCCAGAGGGCCATGATAAGGAACCCGGAGACCTGGGAGAGCTACTACGTTCGCGATGTTGCCCCGGACGTCTTTCTCGTCGGCAACCTCGGTGCACCTCAGTTCGCCGAGACAATGCCCGACCGCTATGGCATTGAGGAGGCGCTGAAGGCCGTCGAGACGATTCAGGCCGATGCCCTTGCCATACACCTCAACCCGCTCCAGGAGAGCGTCCAGCCCGAGGGTGACACCCAGTACCGGGGCGTTTTAAAAGCTCTGGCAGAGCTCAAGGCCGAGTTCCCCTACCCGCTAATAGCGAAGGAGACCGGTGCGGGGGTTTCCAAAGAAGTCGCTGTGAGGCTTGAGAGCATTGGGATTGATGCAATAGACGTCGGCGGTCTCGGCGGGACGAGCTGGAGCGCCGTCGAGTACTATCGCGCAAAGGACGAAATGGGACGAAACCTCGCGCTCAAGTTTTGGGACTGGGGCATAAAGACCGCGATAAGCGTCGCAGAGGTTCGCTACGCCACCGACCTGCCGATTATAGCCACTGGCGGAATGCGCGACGGGATAACAATGGCCAAGGCCCTTGCAATGGGCGCTACCTTCGCGGGCGTAGCCCTGCCGCTCCTCAAGCCCGCCGTCAAGGGCGACGTCGAGGGCGTGATAAAAGTCCTGAGGCGCTACATCGAGGAGATAAGGAACGCCATGTTCCTCGTTGGGGCAAGAAACGTCGAGGAGCTGAGAAGGGTCCCGCTCGTTATAACGGGCTTCACGAGGGAGTGGCTTGAGCAGAGGATTGACCTGCCAGCATACCTCAGGAGGAGGTGA